From the Gadus chalcogrammus isolate NIFS_2021 chromosome 18, NIFS_Gcha_1.0, whole genome shotgun sequence genome, the window aatgtacagtgGTACAAAATAAGCTTATGTTGTTGAACACATAGGGTAAAAAAGAAGAGCATTAGACTGGACATAAATTATAGCAATTTTACAGCGCATAACAAGTCATGTTTGGaattattgtattgttttatttaaaaaaagttaaaagttTTATTTTACCAGGAAGTAGATATTAAAAGATTATTCACGCTGAATAAAATGACGAACTATAACTGGAATCCACACACATTGCAACTGTGCTGAATTTGACCAAAGTTTTCGTGTTACGTAAAGCGCCACGTCAAATTATTGACTACATGCTAATTCAAAAACAGATGATTTATTGGAAAGTGTGGCGCTCTAAAACTTGTACCTTGTTTTTATtctatgttattattttatgaattaTTTATAAATCATGCATTATTAATAAGGCCAACATTGTATTGTGATTTAAATTTAGTGCAAAAATGGAACTAGACCAGTATGATTGCTGAATAAAAATCGGCCACATCACCAAAACCACAAGATAATTGTatgacgtgtatgtgtgtgcaattgtgtgtgtgtgtgtgtgtgcgtgtgcgtgtggcttCTTACACATAAACATTTTGAATGAAATCCCTTCTTCTTAGACTAGTTAAGTTCTGTCAACCAATAGGTATCTCTGTTAAAAGACACCTTTTACACACTATGGAAAAGCGCCACTACTCTGTTCGTTCAAAATAACTCCAGTAAATCACATCTTAACTACACATCTTTTTTGACTCAGTGGACCAAGGACTCAAGATACAAAAATATTCAATTTATCTTTGGCTCTAAAGTCatgctttgtaaaaaaaaaagaaaaaacgacaACAGGAGAAACGTCCGACCGCAGAGTTATGGCTAGCATTTCCCCTGAGCTTTGGTTCAGGCTGCTGGCCAAAACACAGCTATACCTGCAAGACAGAACGGTCCGAGGGGAGCCCTAAAACTGTCCGAGGTTCATACAAAGGAGCCTCAATATTTGGTAAAACTCTCTTTCTACAGGGTTGAAACTTTGGTACACAGCTTTAATCAACTGAAAGGGAACCACTGTAAGAGCTTCGGTGGCCGAGCGAAGCTACATTATCAGTTTGTTTTAAATCAGTTTGTTTGTTCGGTTGTCTTGCCGACAAAGCTCCACCGAGAGTTTCCTTTCTAAGAGCTTGGGCGCTGACGAGCCCCCCGGTCGGTCGGCTCAGTCCCAGCCGAAATCGTGCCCCGTCATCTGGTAGAACTTGAGGTTGAAGGGCCGGTAGAAGTCCCTGAGTCTCCTCAGCACCTGGGCCGGGATGCGAGGGTGGGGCCGGCCCTTGGACTTCCCCAGGCACCGTGGCCGGCTGCTGCCCTCCGGCTTCTTCAGGCAGGGGAAGCCCTTGGTCTGGTTGAAGTAGAAGTGCTTGTCCGTCACCACGCGCTTCAGCCCCAGGAAGTCCTGCACGCGGCCCATCTCCCCGGCCGGGTCCAtcaccagccgctcgccgctcACAAACAGGAAGCGCGACAGCGGGAAGTAGCGCAGCCAGTTCTCCAGGTGCTTGGCGTAGATGCCGATGCGCACGGCGCTCCAGGCCGTGTCGATGGTGGAGGAGCCGTTGCGGAAGGCCAGGCTCTGGAAGGAGGGCAGGCCCGGGGACTTGGTGAGCGTCTGGGTGTAGTCGGACACGGCGCGGGTCACGGGGTCCCGGACCACCACGATGAGCTTGGTGTGGCGGCTCATGGAGAAGAGGCGGCGCGGGGCCTCCTTGGTGATGAAGTAGCTGGGGGTCTTCTCCATCGTGATCTGGCCCTCCAGCGTACGGGGCATCAGGCTCCTAaacgggcagagagagagggagagagagagggagagagagggagagagagggagagagagggagagagagagagagagagagggagagagagagagagagagagagagagagagagatggagagacatggcgagagagagtaagagagagagagagagacataactgccgttaataaaaacataactaAACATTCTGTGAGAGAATATGCTGGAAACACGCTCCATATGTTCCATACTAGTCTGGCAAAATCATACTTAAAATATTACTAATAAAGTCATGATATTGCCATGTCTGCACATCCTTTTGATTTTATGGGACTTGACCCCAGgagacattttttttgtttgctttgtaaTTAGCGCGGCTAAATCTGGTGATTACACCAAGGTAAACAAGACATTATGCACTGAAGTTGGTAGAGCGACCATgtcggtgagagagagagagagagagagagagagagagagagagagagagagagagagagagagagagagagagagagagagagagagagagagagagagagagagagagagagagagagagagagagagagagagagagagagagagagagagagagagagagagagatatcttGCATCCGAgagcaaaagaaagagaaagagaccacGACGATGGCTACCATATGGAAAACCACGAGGCCATGTTAATTATCTGACAACTCGTTTCCTTCCACATCCACCTTGTTCCAAACAGGATCATCCCGGTCCGGGATcgctgcccctcccccctccctccctgtttgGCCTCCTCCCCTCAAAGGCTCAAACAGCTAAGTGGAGACGGAACCACAAAACTGTTACAGATAAACTCAGGCATCAAAAGGCTCTTGTGTTTGGCTGTTCTGCTCTGATGTGGTCattgtgtatgttgtgtttatCATTGTGTACGTTGTGTATACGTTGTGATGAATAGAAAcgtatagggggggggggggaagggcgaTTTGTCTTAAGGtactttgtttatttccttcatTCAACGGCTTCTGTAGGGCTGAAACTAAATCCACCCGTCTCTATCTGGAAACTCGAGcatttgaaaaatgaaaaataccGCCTATATACATTCTCCTACCCCAATCCCCCACAGTAGCCAAGTTAAACAAACCACAAACTGGACTTCAAAGTAAAAGGCCCCCCCcattttatttaatataaagCAATGAGTAATACTTAAGATGTTCCCTTCTAAATCTAATTTCAAATGTTGGTTCCTACACCAATATATATAGGGGCAGAGcactgcaataaaaaaaaacaacgtaatCCATCATAGACCTGACAATCACGTTATAATCAATCATGAGTTTGTAGAATCTCCCTTGGCAAAACAACGAATGTGCAAAAAATCCACATATAACGTGATGTTTAGCTTCTTCTCCCAATGAAAAATCAGTTTGCTGAGTACCTTCATCCTCTGTCGTACGGAGAGGGGTGGGGTGAGGAGGGTATT encodes:
- the LOC130371835 gene encoding heparan sulfate glucosamine 3-O-sulfotransferase 6-like, which codes for ERERERERERERCETNSIPCVVWWSRPPGGYGPPAKQNVKTQIYKIVEANNHWSLMPRTLEGQITMEKTPSYFITKEAPRRLFSMSRHTKLIVVVRDPVTRAVSDYTQTLTKSPGLPSFQSLAFRNGSSTIDTAWSAVRIGIYAKHLENWLRYFPLSRFLFVSGERLVMDPAGEMGRVQDFLGLKRVVTDKHFYFNQTKGFPCLKKPEGSSRPRCLGKSKGRPHPRIPAQVLRRLRDFYRPFNLKFYQMTGHDFGWD